ggaccggtttcatggaagacaatttttccacagatgggCAGTGGAGGTGGGGTGCAGGGATGGGAAAGGGTGGTTCAGGTGCTAATACCAGTGTGAGCAATAGGGAACAATGAGGAGAGGCAGGGGAAACTTTGCTCTCTTGCCGCCTGCTCACCTCCTGTTGTACATTCTGGTTCCTAACAGGCTGAGACCAGTACTGGTCCTCTGCTGGGTATTGGAGACTCCTGCTCTAGAACCTTGCTAGAACATGGGAAAAGCCGATGGAATCATGCATGGGATTTTGGGACCTCCTGCACAAACAGAAGCGTTCTGCATTCATCTGTTTTATACATTAAGgctctgcatataatttatttGGCACAACTGtcaattaattgaaaaaaaaagatgttgaaaaCTGCCTGTGACCAAAATCAGGTCAATAAGTTTTGCAGCTTATGCAAAGAAGTGCTTAGATCACAAAATAAGGCATGTGTAATTCTTTGCCATAAGGCTTAAATGAGTCTGTTTCTATCAGCTAAAGTCATGTATGTATCTGGTGCTAGACTGGATTCAGTATATTCATTTTGTTAAATGTCAAAGATCATCAACAATTCTGCTCAAACTAGGTTTAGACTAGTGGCTTTAGTTTTCCTTTCGTTTTGTCTATAGGATTCCAAATGGTCTCTAGCAATTGCCAAGAACAGATCTACACTAGACGCCAGAGAGCAGTCAGAACTTGGACAACCACAGACAAGACCTCGCACCTTCGTCCTCAAGGGCACCTCAGTTCTCCAACCTCTTGAATGAGAAATTCTATTTTATGAGCCTCAGAGCCCTGTCTCGTGCTAACAGTATCTTTCTGTGTCTTCTCCacacagaaagaaagcaaaagtgaagttgctcagtcatgtccgactctttgtgacgctatgggctatagccctccaggctcttctgtctatgggattctacaggcaagaatactggagtgggttgccatttccttcttcaggggatctttccaacccaaggattgaacctgggtctcctgcattgcaggtagtctctttaccatctgagccaccaggaaatctgtGTCAAGGTAAAAATTCCCCAGATTCATAGCATGCAACTGTATTCTTCCACTGATTCTTATACATAATTCTCATCTACAAATGCTAAGCTAAAACTTACTtgactttctgtttctcttagtCAGCTCCTCCAGTCCCTGAATCTtagattttattccttttgtttgTACACTAAGCAAGGATTTCCTGACAAATCTGTCTCACACAAGGATAGATTAGTCATTGGTTGGCTGCTTTTGCTTCTTAAATCTTCAGGTGATCTTTCTGAACAGTTTAGGGCATGAGAGTTTAGGTAGGGCAGGTTTCTCAGGCTTTACACGTTCAGATTAATGGTTTTAACTAtgcatttatttgtattattattacacAGAAAGACTCTCAAAGAAACTCTAATCTTGATTTTTGGGAGAGGCATTCTGGCATCAGGGTTAAAGAATATAGACTTGGAATCACAGAGACCTTGCTATGAACATTGACCATGATATTGATGACCTGAGGAACTTCAAGCAAAAAAAATTAACCTCCCTGGGTTTTAGTTTATACCTTTGTTAAAactttacagaagagaaagaagataaaGTTTGCACAAACAGTGGtaaacacagtgcctggccctTAATAACTACTCAAAAAGCAGTctgctattaatattattattttattttccacctCAAATTGTCAACTGAATTACTCAAATGGAACATCATTTTTCCAAATGTGTTTACCAGAAAGAAAATGCTCAGCATTTTTAATTCCACTGTTTAATAAAACCCAAATATCCTTCCTTTCTGTAGTCAGtggttttctgatttttattctaGTAATACTTTGGCCAAATCTGAatcaaagaatataatttttaaaaaacaataaaaatactttaaacatttttaatatttatattttgaccgtgccagatcttagttgaaGCATATGGAATCTTCAACTTTGTTGCGGTAGTTGCAGCattgggcatgtgggatctgttaatagttccccgaccaggaattgaactccctgctttgggaccagggagtcttagccactggaccaccagagaagtcaaaaACTTTCCCAGCTTAGGAAATACAGGTCAGGTCATGTCTTTCTAGGAATGCCTCCACGTTCCCTAAGTATCCTGAATGATGATCATTGACTTGAACTGTGTTGGTGCAGTCCACATGGAGGCTGCAGCCCAGAGGCTGCGTCCCTAGGACAGATGGGAAGGACACAGGGTCCACCTGTTCTCCTGCCGCCATGACTGCTGTCCTCATCCTTGCTGCTCCCGCCACCCTGATTGTTAATATTCTTTCCTCCTGAGCTAGACAGTTATTCACCAAGAAAGTGGTATTAGACCTTCCTTTCCAGGTggaaacatttgttttaaaatctgcTACAGATCTTCCTCGACTCACAATGGGGTTACACGCTGATAAACTCATCCTAAGTCAAAAACATCATGTCAAAACATGCGTTGAAAACATCTACCCTACCAAACATTATAGCTTAGCCTAACCtaccttaaatgtgctcagaacacttatatTAGCCTACAGAcaggcaaaatcatctaacacaaagcccattttataattatatatactttttatatattttataattttataagtatatgtatatattttaggaaatatatggcaagaatactgaagcaggaaatgacaacctactccaatattcttgcctggaagattccacagacagaggagcctggcaggctatagtctatgggatcacaagagtcagacatggcttagcgactagACCACCACCACTAGACTGGGGAAacagatcaaaattcaaaatttgaagtaTGTTTCTACTGAATACGTATCTCATTTACACCAGTGCAAAGGTGGAAAATCTTGCTTGGAACTGTCATATGTTGGGTCTTGTCTGTATTTATAGATTCCTTGAGATTAGCATACTGATGTGGTACTTTCCAAATGATCCCTTCTCTTCTGAGTCAATCCAGGACAGTGAACACAACTTAGCTCTCCTTCCATCGCCAGTTCTCACACGGCACCTGGTACATATTGAATGTACAGTGAATCCTGAATCACAGCATCACTTTAAAGCAGTGGTAGTCTTGATGGATTTGGTTATAGATGGATTGCCAATTTTAAATGGATACTTGAGGGATATTCCACATCCATCAGCCAGAGTGGGTGACCTTTTACTTTAGTAATTTTCAATCAGGTGAAGGGGTGAGAAGAAGGTAAGCTGTTCACTCTCCCTCTTGGAAAACTTTTGCTTGCTGCAGTTGTATTTGTGAGTGTATGTTTTGGAATACTCTAAAGTCTCTAGACTTGATCAGATTGTTGACAAAATCATATTAACATCAATATTCAAACGCCCAGGAGTCATCGGGGGGTCCTGTGTTCTGCTGGAACTGATACCTATCCCTTTACCACAAGGCTTCCTGCACTGGCTCCCACTGCCcacaagactgctgctgctgctgctgctaagttgcttcagtcgtgtctgactctgtgcgaccccatagacggcagcccaccaggctcccccgtccctgggattctccaggcaagaacactggagtgggttgccatttccttctccaatgcatgaaagtgaaaagtgaaagtgaagtcgctcagtcatgtctgactctttgcgaccccatggactgcagcctaccaggctcctctgtccatgggagtttccaagaaagagtactggggtggggtgccattgccttctccggcccaCAAGACTACCCCTTACCAATGCAGACAAGAACCCCTCATACCAAAGACAGAAGCACTGTTAGGGAAGGTCCCACAGCCACTGACCCGTGTGGTGTCAAAACGGTGCTGGGTTCAGTTCCAATGCGGGAGAAGGGTCTTTTCTGTCTCGATGCAGCAAGCTGTTACCTGGGCTCTGCTGCAGAGCCTCCCACATCTACAGCCTACACCAGGTCCCAGAGAAACTGCTCCTTCAGCCTCTGCCTAGACTCTTTCCTCTGTCAACTCCAAGAAGTCCAGAGGATGTTTTCCTATGCCTTCCATTGTCTTCTGCATTGTTCCAATATGCCCAAAGCAAGCACTCCTCTCACTTCTCTGGAGCGCCAAGACCCCTTATAGACCAATGCAGGCAAATAAGCAATGACATGCCATGAGTTCAAATGGTCAAACTCCATGTTCTCACCTGGACAAAGTTGTAGCGCCCCACCACATGTTTTAAGATGAAGAAAAGCTTGTGTGTTCCTTAGTTTGATGTAGTGTTATATTTGATTCATGCTATATACTGTGAACCTGTTTCTACCTAGATTCCCTTTGTTACGACTGTGGGGTAAATAATTAGGAAATATGGATTCCAGTTTCCAATTCTTCCTGAAACCATTGGGGTGATATTGACATGTACAGTTTGCCAGTCTTGACCTGTTTGCTGATCTGACCTACAAGATAAAGTGATGAGTCCACATTTGATGCaaataaaacaatgtattttcctttgtattGGTTTTCAGTGATAACTTAGATGATCAGCTATTGCACTCCTTCCAAACCTATTTATTTCCCTCTCACATACAGCTGAGATATAACCTGTGAGTTATTCTCTGTCCCGattagtttatttaaaatttgaattattttcccAATATTTTGCAGTTCATGTTCatgttgaaattaaaagatggacaCAATATGCCCACAAGAGAAAAGTTAACATGAATCCGCCTCCCCGAATATATTATAGCAATTCTGACTTAAACAGGATGTATCGTTCCAGTTTCTTATAGAAGCCAATGCCAAGGTActctatcagtttagttcagtcgctcaggcatgtccgactctttgcgactccatggactgcagcatgccagacttccctgtccatcgctaactcccagagcttgctcaaactcatgtccatcaagtcggtgatgccatccaaccttctcatcctctgtcatccccttctcctccagccttcaatctttcccagtatcagggtcttttccaaggagtcagttcttcatatcaggtggccaaagtattggagttttagctttagcatcaggccttccagtgaatattcaggactgatttcctttaggatggactggtttgatttccttgcagtccaagggattctcgagagtcttctccaacaccacagttcaaaagcatcaattctttggtgctcacctttctttaaacaaaacctttttttctttcaaacaaaacctgtgctcaccaggacccaggaggaaGGAGCAGTGATCCAACAAGAggctgacccagacttgcctgtgagtatcCAAGAGTCCCCACCAGAGATGTGGGTTGTCAGTGGCTTGCTGCAGGATCGAGGGCACTGAatgcagcagtgtgtgcatgagaccttttgaaggaggtcaccattatcttcattacctccaccataattTGGTCTCAGGCCAatcaacagggagggaacacagccccacccattgacagaaaattggattaaagatttcctGAGCATGGCCCAGCCCATCAGAACTAAACCCAGTTTCCctcacagtcagtctctcccatcaggaagcttccataaacttcttatccttatccatcagagagcaggacagaatgaaaaccacaattacagaaaactaatcaaactgaactccagtactttggccacctcatgcgtagagttgactcattggaaaagacgctgatgctgggagggattgggggcaggaggagaaggggacgacaggataaaatggctagatggcatcactgactcgatggatgtgagtctgagtgaactccgggagttggtgatggacagggaggcctggcatgctgcgattcatggggtcgcaaagagtcagacatgactgagcgactgatctgaatgaATCaagctgatcacatggaccacagccctgtctaactcaaagaaactatgagccatgccgggtagggtcacccaagatggatgggtcatgacaaaacatggtccactggagaagggaatggcaaaccacttgagtattcttgctttgcgaaccccatgaacagtatgaaaagtacTCTATTGTACAGGCGTATTCAGCATGGCATCCAAAGCTGTTGGCATTTTTGCAAAGGTTCTCTCATATTAGTtgtcataatatttttatttaaacagcCTTGGCAGTTTGGATCACAGTTTGAGAGTGCCTAAGAGTTTGAGACTGGGTTTGTTTGTACTCTCTCATATGTTCGTGTGCAGGTAACATTGTTCACCACACTTTCCTTGAAGACAAACAAAGGACAAGATATTTCAGTACTGCTGGTGAAACTGACATTTAGAAAAAGGCAAACTAATTGCTATGCATACATACATTCCTTAAAAATTCGGAAAAGAAATCTATAGACAACTATAAATCAAAACTATTTACGAAGTGATTTTgccatgtatacatatataagatTTGGCACCAATAAAACAGAATATTTCACTTGTGATAAAGTAATATTCTACTTAAAGTAagagtatatatgtacatacacatataaaccacaattacatatgatatatatgaCACAATGTGTAAATATATGCGTATAtgcatatacagatatatatacagaaaaagtttatttatatGAACTTGAAatctttattaaaacattttcaaatgccTACATTGAAGCATTTTTATAGATActctatatttttcaaataataatataCATCAATACAGTATTTCATGATTTTCAGAGCACTGATATACACATGATGGTATTTAATTCTatccaaaattttttttcctacattttgaaggcaagaaaactgaatcTTGGAGAGGATGAATGGCTTTTCCAAAGTCACATAAGAACTGAACATAGAGATGGAAATCCATGTCTTCAGATTCTGAATCTAATATTTTTTCTAATGAACTATTTAAACCTATCTGTTTAGTGATTAAGGTCTTTATAGAAAGCAATAAAATCAATCATCCTTAGTCTTCCACTTCCTATTTTATAAGGGGATGTACTCCATTGTTGAAAAAAAATATCCTTACATTAAGAAATGAGGATagattttttatatttcctttgaaAGAACTATTTTATACTGTGCCCAGAACtaccattttattcattttagtgGAGGTAGGGTTTGAGAAGAGGAGAATCATGAGCATGTTTCCCTCCATTCTGTACAAACGAAAAAGATGATTGGGGAAGCCATCCTGAGAGGCACAGGATAGACTAAAAAAATGTAGATGTTGGAATTAAGCCAACCTGGATTTTAACCCCAGCACCACCACATTTTCACAGCCAAATATCCTCAGGTAAGTCAGTGTCTGAttctcagtttccccacccaTTAAATGGATTAAGTAATCTTATTTCACAGGAGTATTGTGAAGATTGGTTAAATAGTACATGAAAACATGGGGACATGGTAGCCATTAAGTGTTAGTTTTTACTTGTGTCAATTGATCTAGACATCAGCCAGACAGTACTTAAGCTTTGCCTCTCTCgtttaaatttccttttcatgCTTTCACTTGGTGTTGATCTGGAAAACTGAGAAATTCACCCTGGTGTGGAGCAAAGGGTCAGCAACAATTCTCAATCCCTACTGAAATCTTTCTTGCACAAATACGTGCTTGTTTTGGCTTCCACACCAATCCAAATATGAGGCAAGACAATTTTATAAATTCTCTCTAGGTTTTTAGTTTCTCAATCCTTGCACATTTTCTAATCTTCATGATCATATATTTATCTGCCAATATCCCCCACTCCCATTCTTATaaagcaagaggaaaaagaaaaactacattcACTCCTATTGTTTTAGAACAAGTTGCGTGATTTTATATACAGTTATTGCGTGCATGCTCAatcgcttcactcatgtccaactctttgagactctatggactgtagtccatcaggctcctctctccttgggattctccaggcaagaatactggagtgggtttccatgccctcatccaggcaattttctcaacccaggaatcaaacctgcatatcctgcatctcctgcattacaggtggattctttacccactgagccacctgggaagcccatattttggtgttgctgctgctaagtcgtttcagtcgtgtccgactctgtgcgaccccatagatggcagccctccaggctccgctgtccctgggattctccaggcaagaatactggagtggattgccatttccttctccaatgcatgaaagagaaaagtgaaagtgaagtcgctcagttgtgtctgactcttcgcgaccccatggactgcagcctaccaggctcctccgtccatggattttccaggcaagagtactggagtggggtgccattgccttctccaatatataggTGTTAGATAGAAAAAATGATAAACAGTTCACTCACCACGACCATTTTCTCATCCACCAGCTTCCTCCTTATGGTGATCTCTTTGCCATCCCAGTCCTGAACCTGAACCAAGGAGTCATCATCTAAGATTACCGTACTCTGAAACACAGACAAGACCAAATTCAGCTCAGACTGTGACATATGAACTCTAAAATTTTATCAGGAGACAAATTCTTTTCAGCTGTTGTGATATTCTCAGGTAGTTTTTGAATGGTGTTTACAATTCCATTTATTCTGAGACTTCATCAACAGTAAATTTGTTGGCTGATTCTTCTGGGGGAAAAggttttaaaagagtaaaaactAAATATTACCTTCAGGAGTAAGTAAagtttttacaaaatatatttattgtacAGGCCAAGTATTATCTTTTTGTGTAAAGAATCACAAGTGAGTTTCAAGTTTAAAAACATATGTGAAGCTAATTCAAACTCCCAATGTAAGATCCCATTTCCTCTTCTTACtccaacaatataaaaataattatagtgttgtgggaatataaaatggtgtggCACGTATTACAGTGAAAAAATGATGGGATTTGTAGAGCTTCCAGTTGAtgaacatattatttttttttaataagtttatctatttacttctttatctttggctgtgctgggtcttcactgctttgctcaggcttttctctagttgcaacaagcAGGGATTAGTCTCTAGTTGTGAggtgagggcttctcactgtgccggcttctcttgttgtggaacacaagctctagagtgtgtgggctcagtagttgtggttgctgggctctagggcacaggtgCAATAACTGTGGAGCACAGACTtagctgctcctcagcatgtgggatcttcctggaccagggattgaactcatgttccCTAcaatagcaggtggattctttaccactgatccaccgatccaccagggaagccctgatgaacATATTAGTGTGCTGGGAAGGTTGTGTACCTGGAGGGGTATGGAAACTTCAAACCATTTCCCACATACCTTGTCTTATGCATTTCTTCCCTTTTGTTGTTCCTGAGTTGTATGCTTTATAATAAAATGGCAATAGAGAgtaaagcaataataataatagtaaaataaataataaatagaaatgatAGTAATTGTAACAACAACAGTAGCTAGCACTTTGGTAGCACTATTTATTGTGTGTGAGGCATTCTTCAAGAGTATTAACATATTCATGTAATTCTCACATCAACCTTACGACGTAAGTACTataattattgggcttcccaagtggctcagtgataaagaatccacctgccaatgcaggaggcacaggaggtgcgggttctattcctgagttgggaagataccccagaggaggaaatgagaacccactccagtgttcttgccgagataatcccatggacagaggaacctggagggctatagtccactgggtcacaaagagttgggcatgactgagtacacacacactctATAATTATCCCCTTTTGCAAATGAAATGGCTGAGTCACCATGAGTCTGTGACTTGCTCATAGTCACACGGTTGATTGAATGATTGGTGGCAGAGGTGGGATTTACACCCACACAATCCTGAGCCAGAGTTTGCAGCCTGCTCCTCAAAGTTTAGAGATAACCCTGTTAAACTCtattgcagttcagttcagttgctcagttgtgtccaactctttgcgaccccatggatagcttgcagcatgccagccttccctgtccatcaccaacttccagagcttgctcaaactcatgtccattgagttggtgatgccatccaaccatctcatcctctgtcatccccttctcctcctgccttcaatctttcccagcatcagggtcttttccaatgagtcagttcttcgtatcaggtggccaaagtattggtgcttcgtcttcaatatcagtccttccagtgaatattcaggactgatttcctttagcattgactgatttgatctccttgctgtccaagacactctcaagagtcttttccaagaccacagttcaaaagcatccattctttgacacccagctttctttatggtctgactatCACagccatacatggctactggaaaagctTACACCTCAGAGTTTATGCATCCACTGAGCTGGGTTTTCTACCAGAATTATTTACAGTCTGTCCTGTGATAGAGATAATGATAGTTACCAAATTTCCTTTCTGCACTTCTATACTTTCCAGTCTTTTTgttttggtagttttttttttttttaatttagtatagacatctttattaaacatttttggtCAAAATTCTTCCATTTGATATTATACAGGAATGTGAAGTCTCATATTATTTAACAGAAATCTGATAATGTGGTATTCAGTTCCTTTTATTAGGACTTCACTATCCATATTGTTTAACAATCTATTGAGTGCTTTCATTCAAAtgatacatatttattgagcaaataTTAGTATTATGTAATATCACTAGGTTCTGTGAAACAGAACAGACAAGACATCCTTTCTTGGaagagcttatattctagtgtGGAGGAACAgtcaataaacaaaaaatataaataaattgtgTAATATAGGTAAATTGTATATTGAAGTTGAAGCCCATGAGTGAAAGTGTGTTTCAACTCCAGGTGTAGACAATAAAAAGCCTAGTGTCTCTTTCCCTATTTTGTTGACTTAGATCACAAACTTCAGATGGTCCAGCTACAGGTTAGTTGAATCTCCTTTAGCCTGGTCCCTGGAGAAATTAAGAGGGACAGATACTCTACGCCCCCatctccagcctcctcctccacAAAGAAACTTCTCCAACTCCACCATAACACTGAATATGTACTATGAGTTAGAACTCCGATTGTGTAAGCACTGAGAGCTTGTGGATAATTTGTTACTGTGACATAACCTCACCCATACCTGctaatgggcttcccatgtggcacagtggtaaagaatctgcctgctaatgcaaaagacgcaagagacttggatttgatggATTTAATctatgggtcgggaagatcccctgaagaaggaaatggcaacccaatccagtattcttgcctggagaatcccatgaacacaggagcctggtgggctacagtccacggagttgcaaagagtcagacttgactgagcatgcacacacatacacacgcatgcatgccAACTAACACAAGTTTTTTATTCATTGTAAATCCATGTATGGAAAACTGCTACAAAATGGAAAGGCAGAGTTTTGTTTCTGAGGTCTAAAAATGATTCTGAAAGTGTTTTCTGTTCAATATTTGCGTAAGAATTGTTAAAAACACCATTTTCAGTTCTGGTCCCAGATACCACAGCCTCTGGTGATGGAATCTGGAAGTAGGCATTTTTTACTAACATGCCGTGAGATTTGTATGTATATTAAAATTTGAGTTCCTCAGACCAAGGCTTAAGACAAAAGTTTATCTAACACACTTTAGATATGTTCACCATAATTGCTTACTTACCTGGGAAGATTTCAAAATTAACATTCGTAATTAAATTTATCTGAAAATGTTGAAGGCCTCACCTTGGTTTTATGGCCACCTGGTGTGGTTTCCTCAAATTCTTCTCCCAGTTTAAAGGAgatgtcattatttttaaagatgcttTTGGTTTTTATAGTGATCAGATCTTCCTTTGTCATGATGGTCACAGTGGGCTTTGCCAGACAGCCTAGTTTCCTGCTGGCTCTTCCTATTCCTGGAAAACAGATAAAAGGACACAGTGATTAAATCTGTTGTTGTCTCCCAAGACTCTCGTTAGCTGTATATGCTAATTAGGAGGTTTTAGAGCTAAACAGATTTGACTCTGCTTGAATTCAAACTTCTAAGCTAGTAGCACCACCATTATATGTTAAAATAGGGtattttttacagaaaaaaaaaaaaaaatctatctccaGTTTTGATCTAACAGCTGTCATGTTTTCTGGTCCAGTAGCTATTAATCCTATTGTTTCATGGACCCTTCTgaaaattttcttaaagatatcaaccttcttcttattttaaaaatgcactcaTTTACATAGAGACTAAACCCTTTGGCATGAATTCTTCCAGATCTTTATTCATTCTCTTACATTCTTTTATGTTCACATGTATAGGGTTTGTTTTTATCTATTATGTATTTTTACTGTtgtgaaatatacataacataaaatttatcattttaaccattttaaatggCAGTACATGTAAGTGCAATTTAAGTACAATTAAGTGTCAGTAAGTACATAAACAatgttatgcaaccatcaccactatatatagaatttttaaaaatacaaatgttttgTTATAACGATTGTTATTCAACTTGATTTTCCCCTATATCTGTATGTTTTGGAGAGTTTCCATGTCAGTACATATAAGCACAGATTTTGTCATAGCTACATAATATTTCATAGTATGTGCATTCTGATATTTAGTTATTTATGCCCTATTGATGCCTAATTTAAGGATCTTGAAATAGGGAGAGTATCCTGGGTTATCCAGGTGGACCCCAAATATAGTCACAAATGTCCACATGAAATGTCGAAGAAAttttccttataagaagaggaagagggatATTAGACTCTAGGAGAAAATGTGACTTAGGAGCAAAGAGTGATGTGCCATGGCCACATGCTAAGGAATGCCAGCAGTCGTCAGAAGCTGGAACACAAGATCGATCCTCAAAAGGCACAGAGCAAATGTTTGCAAAATGAGCATTTTTCAAGATAATAATGAACGGATTTGTGGACACA
The genomic region above belongs to Bos taurus isolate L1 Dominette 01449 registration number 42190680 breed Hereford chromosome 14, ARS-UCD2.0, whole genome shotgun sequence and contains:
- the FABP12 gene encoding fatty acid-binding protein 12 isoform X2, whose protein sequence is MVDLFQGTWKSISCENFEEYMKELGIGRASRKLGCLAKPTVTIMTKEDLITIKTKSIFKNNDISFKLGEEFEETTPGGHKTKSTVILDDDSLVQVQDWDGKEITIRRKLVDEKMVVESVVNNVTCTRTYERVQTNPVSNS
- the FABP12 gene encoding fatty acid-binding protein 12 isoform X3 yields the protein MKELGIGRASRKLGCLAKPTVTIMTKEDLITIKTKSIFKNNDISFKLGEEFEETTPGGHKTKSTVILDDDSLVQVQDWDGKEITIRRKLVDEKMVVESVVNNVTCTRTYERVQTNPVSNS
- the FABP12 gene encoding fatty acid-binding protein 12 isoform X1 yields the protein MLMLKLQYFGHLMQRADSSEKSLMLGKIEGRRRRGRQRMRWLDGITDSMDTSLGIGRASRKLGCLAKPTVTIMTKEDLITIKTKSIFKNNDISFKLGEEFEETTPGGHKTKSTVILDDDSLVQVQDWDGKEITIRRKLVDEKMVVESVVNNVTCTRTYERVQTNPVSNS